A part of Melittangium boletus DSM 14713 genomic DNA contains:
- a CDS encoding kelch repeat-containing protein, protein MKRCRGIGRLWMALSVLMLAACGEALPTDADGEELSSTPALSPQSTGTRPQGLASENKVLILAGTVTGGTDSVEARMARNLGYGVELVTDAQWAAKTSADFANYRALILGDRTCSTARGLLSAAEQSSGKWGPVVDGNVIIVGTDPVYHDEDQVTLNSVQFAAAQEGKTGMYVNLSCYYHETAPKTKVPVLNPFGSFTVTGVGCYNDAHIVATHSALNGLTSGVLSNWNCSVHEAFDSYPEANFTPLVIARDPAYGSRLPGSKDFADGSHGVPYVLARGAIPLRCGDKVIQAPEECDEGIENGVPGTKCSSVCRLNWCGDGKLNPGEECDTGAANGTGTCSASCRITGPTNRPPVAKCKDLDLTLSATCGATGSVNDGSYDPDNNLKECVQTPASFSGAGSTSVTLTCTDTAGLSASCTATVKTADVTPPTVLCPENVRLDCVNAGRWYSPGVASYSDNCRVVSSTARYPTAHLPVGTHTFTFEASDGTNSASCNTTVTVYDAPPELTLGGAPDMTLACGSPYVEMGAGAFDSCSGGPMSVSVSGSVNNKVPGVYIITYSSSDFSGNTATVTRKVTVLPSDVCGKDEPKGGWILTGSMALPRLQHTATKLDDGRVLVAGGFNTSSELYDQDTKTWTATGNTLGAHRGHTATKLQDGRVLIAGGGACPITSATAELYVPAQGKWKPAGLLNTQRFDHNAVLLPNGKVLVAGGFTSEFYGTALATAELYDPATGTWSYTGSLARARGYHTMTLLPNGKVLVTGGSNVAEANAENPNLLTSAELYDPATGKWTSAGELGTGRAWHTATLLPNGQVLVAGGAGIDVAKSQSAELYNPATGTWTATDAMKSPRRWHTATLLENGEVLVAGGYHQLTGIQVASERYNPATGKWTATVDMNVDRYRHTATLLNNGTVLAAGGASNHDQASAEYYDLREL, encoded by the coding sequence ATGAAACGGTGTCGCGGTATCGGGCGGCTATGGATGGCCTTGAGCGTGTTGATGCTCGCGGCCTGCGGCGAAGCACTCCCCACGGACGCCGACGGTGAGGAGCTGTCGTCCACGCCGGCGCTGTCCCCCCAGAGCACGGGTACGCGGCCGCAGGGCCTGGCCAGCGAGAACAAGGTCCTCATCCTGGCGGGCACCGTGACGGGGGGCACCGACAGCGTCGAGGCCCGCATGGCGCGCAACCTTGGCTACGGGGTGGAACTCGTCACCGACGCCCAGTGGGCCGCCAAGACGTCCGCGGACTTCGCCAACTACCGCGCCCTCATCCTGGGCGACCGCACCTGCAGCACCGCGCGTGGCCTGCTGAGCGCCGCCGAGCAGAGCAGCGGCAAGTGGGGCCCGGTGGTGGACGGCAACGTCATCATCGTGGGCACCGACCCCGTCTACCACGACGAGGACCAAGTCACCCTCAACTCGGTGCAGTTCGCCGCGGCGCAGGAGGGCAAGACGGGCATGTACGTCAACCTGAGCTGCTACTACCACGAGACGGCGCCCAAGACGAAGGTGCCGGTGCTCAACCCCTTCGGCTCCTTCACGGTGACGGGCGTGGGTTGCTACAACGACGCGCACATCGTGGCCACGCACTCGGCGCTCAACGGGCTGACCAGCGGCGTGCTGTCCAACTGGAACTGCTCGGTGCACGAGGCGTTCGACTCCTACCCCGAGGCCAACTTCACCCCGCTCGTCATCGCGCGCGACCCGGCGTATGGCTCGCGGCTGCCGGGCAGCAAGGACTTCGCGGACGGCTCGCACGGCGTGCCGTACGTGCTGGCGCGTGGCGCCATTCCGCTGCGCTGTGGCGACAAGGTGATTCAGGCCCCCGAGGAGTGTGATGAGGGCATCGAGAACGGCGTGCCGGGCACGAAGTGCTCGTCGGTGTGCCGCCTGAACTGGTGCGGTGACGGCAAGCTGAACCCGGGAGAGGAGTGCGACACGGGCGCCGCCAATGGCACGGGCACCTGCTCCGCGTCCTGCCGCATCACGGGCCCCACCAACCGTCCCCCGGTGGCGAAGTGCAAGGACCTCGACCTGACCCTGAGCGCCACCTGCGGCGCGACGGGCTCGGTGAACGACGGCTCGTACGACCCGGACAACAACCTCAAGGAGTGCGTGCAGACCCCCGCGAGCTTCTCCGGCGCGGGCAGCACCTCCGTGACGCTCACGTGCACGGACACCGCGGGCCTGAGCGCCAGCTGCACCGCCACCGTGAAGACGGCGGACGTCACGCCGCCCACTGTCCTCTGCCCGGAGAACGTGCGGCTGGATTGCGTGAACGCGGGCCGCTGGTACTCGCCGGGCGTCGCCAGCTACAGCGACAATTGCCGGGTGGTGTCCTCCACGGCGCGCTATCCCACCGCGCACCTCCCCGTGGGCACCCACACCTTCACCTTCGAGGCCTCGGATGGCACCAACAGCGCCAGCTGCAACACGACGGTGACGGTGTATGACGCTCCTCCGGAGCTGACCCTCGGAGGCGCTCCGGACATGACGCTCGCGTGCGGCTCGCCCTACGTGGAGATGGGCGCGGGGGCCTTCGACTCGTGCTCGGGCGGCCCTATGTCCGTCTCCGTCTCCGGCTCGGTGAACAACAAGGTGCCCGGCGTCTACATCATCACCTACTCGTCGAGCGACTTCAGCGGCAACACGGCGACCGTGACGCGCAAGGTGACGGTGCTGCCGAGCGACGTGTGCGGCAAGGACGAGCCCAAGGGCGGCTGGATTCTCACCGGCAGCATGGCGCTGCCCCGCCTGCAGCACACCGCCACGAAGCTGGACGACGGCCGCGTGCTGGTGGCCGGTGGCTTCAACACCAGCTCCGAGCTGTATGACCAGGACACCAAGACGTGGACGGCCACGGGCAACACCCTGGGCGCCCACCGCGGCCACACGGCCACCAAGCTGCAGGACGGCCGGGTGCTGATTGCCGGCGGCGGCGCGTGCCCGATTACCAGCGCGACGGCGGAGCTGTACGTGCCGGCGCAGGGCAAGTGGAAGCCGGCGGGTCTGCTCAACACCCAGCGCTTCGACCACAACGCGGTGCTGCTGCCCAACGGCAAGGTGCTGGTGGCGGGCGGCTTCACCAGCGAGTTCTACGGCACGGCGCTGGCGACGGCGGAGCTGTATGACCCGGCGACGGGGACGTGGAGCTACACGGGCAGCCTGGCGCGGGCGCGCGGCTACCACACCATGACGCTGCTGCCCAACGGCAAGGTGCTGGTGACGGGTGGCAGCAACGTGGCGGAGGCGAACGCGGAGAACCCGAACCTGCTGACGTCGGCGGAGCTGTATGACCCGGCGACGGGCAAGTGGACGAGCGCGGGCGAGCTGGGCACGGGCCGCGCGTGGCACACGGCGACGCTGCTGCCCAACGGGCAGGTGCTGGTGGCCGGTGGCGCGGGAATCGACGTGGCCAAGAGCCAGTCGGCGGAGCTGTACAACCCGGCGACGGGCACGTGGACGGCGACGGACGCGATGAAGTCGCCGCGGCGCTGGCACACGGCGACGCTGCTGGAGAACGGCGAGGTGCTGGTGGCCGGTGGTTACCACCAGCTCACCGGAATCCAGGTGGCCTCCGAGCGCTACAACCCGGCGACGGGCAAGTGGACGGCCACGGTGGACATGAACGTGGACCGCTACCGCCACACGGCGACGCTGCTCAACAACGGCACGGTGCTCGCGGCCGGTGGCGCCAGCAACCATGACCAGGCGTCGGCCGAGTACTACGACCTGCGCGAGCTGTAG
- a CDS encoding DUF2750 domain-containing protein, producing MEREESQERIQAVLRLPAARRYAYFLQRAVESGEVWGLDGEGWALALDDAGRDVLPLWPAPEFAALCATRLWEGFQPRSISLSELLENVLPQLEEEGMPVGIFFTPQGQGHPTSARELIDALRAASGPVA from the coding sequence ATGGAACGTGAGGAGAGCCAGGAGCGCATTCAGGCCGTGCTGCGGTTGCCCGCGGCCCGGCGCTACGCGTACTTCCTCCAGCGCGCGGTGGAGTCGGGGGAAGTGTGGGGCCTGGACGGAGAAGGGTGGGCGCTCGCGCTCGATGATGCGGGACGCGATGTGCTGCCCTTGTGGCCCGCGCCCGAGTTCGCCGCGCTCTGCGCCACGCGGTTGTGGGAGGGGTTCCAGCCTCGCTCCATTTCTCTGAGTGAGCTGTTGGAGAACGTGTTGCCGCAGCTCGAGGAGGAGGGGATGCCGGTGGGTATCTTCTTCACCCCTCAGGGTCAGGGTCACCCCACGTCCGCGCGCGAGCTCATCGACGCGCTGCGTGCCGCGAGCGGCCCCGTGGCGTGA
- a CDS encoding SAM hydrolase/SAM-dependent halogenase family protein → MMRPTLGLLTDFGLTDTYVGQMKAAILRVAPHVHLVDLTHEVAPQDVRGGAFLLWSAVESFAEGSLHLAVVDPGVGSARRGVAVRSRRGDMLVGPDNGLLVPALSLLGGMDVAVELTEPAGWGPRRSRTFHGRDVFAPVVGHLAMGVPLEKLGRALTRLETPFSFPAPRREDDTLVGEVLHVDTYGNLVTNVPGESLPTRFQVRLGTTVIPDAPHVHYQTVASGAPLSLVGSTGLLEVSVRDGSAARELGVGRGASVYITPG, encoded by the coding sequence ATGATGCGTCCCACGCTCGGCCTGCTCACGGACTTCGGTTTGACGGACACCTACGTGGGGCAGATGAAGGCGGCGATCCTCCGGGTCGCGCCCCACGTGCACCTGGTGGACCTGACACATGAGGTAGCCCCGCAGGATGTGCGGGGTGGCGCCTTCCTGCTCTGGAGCGCGGTGGAGTCCTTCGCCGAGGGCTCGCTGCATCTCGCGGTGGTGGATCCCGGCGTGGGCTCGGCGCGCCGTGGAGTGGCGGTGAGGAGCCGCCGGGGCGACATGCTGGTGGGTCCGGACAACGGGCTGCTGGTCCCCGCGCTCTCCCTGCTCGGGGGCATGGACGTGGCGGTCGAGCTGACCGAGCCCGCGGGGTGGGGTCCCCGGCGCTCGCGCACCTTCCATGGCCGCGACGTGTTCGCCCCCGTGGTGGGGCACCTGGCCATGGGCGTTCCCCTGGAAAAGCTCGGCCGGGCCCTGACGCGGCTGGAAACGCCCTTCTCCTTTCCCGCTCCCCGGCGGGAAGACGACACCCTCGTGGGCGAAGTGCTCCACGTGGACACCTACGGCAACCTCGTCACCAACGTGCCCGGAGAGTCGCTGCCCACCCGCTTCCAGGTGCGGCTGGGCACCACCGTCATCCCGGACGCGCCCCATGTGCACTATCAAACGGTGGCGAGCGGCGCCCCGCTGTCGCTGGTGGGCAGCACGGGCCTGTTGGAGGTGTCGGTGCGCGACGGCAGCGCGGCCCGGGAGCTCGGCGTGGGCCGGGGAGCGAGTGTGTACATCACCCCCGGTTGA
- a CDS encoding Hpt domain-containing protein has protein sequence MEQQALAMDVRQLEKLSVLQDEQAPNLVAEMAQGFLARTPAKLTRLRELLASGNAGQLANEAHGLATSSGMFGMMRVRLLCKTLENLARDSGLEGAETLVAQVEHSFAEARPLLVAQLHLPE, from the coding sequence ATGGAGCAGCAGGCCCTCGCGATGGATGTGCGGCAACTGGAGAAGCTGAGCGTGCTCCAGGATGAGCAGGCGCCCAACCTGGTGGCGGAGATGGCCCAGGGCTTCCTCGCGCGCACCCCCGCGAAGCTGACGCGGCTGCGCGAGTTGCTGGCCTCGGGCAATGCCGGGCAGCTCGCGAACGAGGCCCATGGCCTGGCCACGAGCAGCGGCATGTTCGGGATGATGCGGGTGCGGCTGCTGTGCAAGACCTTGGAGAACCTCGCGCGCGACTCCGGCCTGGAGGGGGCGGAGACACTCGTGGCCCAGGTGGAGCACTCCTTCGCCGAGGCCCGGCCCCTGCTCGTGGCGCAACTGCACCTTCCGGAATGA
- a CDS encoding DUF485 domain-containing protein — MSQTHSNPELEALAASRWRVAAALTACTLVSYFGFILLVAFNKPLMGQQLVPGLSVGILLGALVILAAWGFTGIYVVWANNRYDRALEKLRR, encoded by the coding sequence ATGTCCCAGACCCACTCGAATCCGGAGCTCGAAGCACTGGCCGCGTCGCGCTGGCGCGTGGCCGCCGCCCTCACCGCTTGCACCCTCGTGTCCTACTTCGGCTTCATCCTGCTCGTGGCGTTCAACAAGCCGTTGATGGGCCAGCAGCTCGTGCCGGGGCTGTCCGTGGGCATCCTCCTGGGAGCGCTCGTCATCCTCGCCGCCTGGGGCTTCACGGGCATCTATGTCGTGTGGGCCAACAACCGCTACGACAGGGCCCTCGAGAAGCTGCGCCGCTGA
- a CDS encoding sodium:solute symporter family transporter, with translation MNPQQAATSIGQPNTTAIVFFLAFVGLTLGITYWAARRTKTTSEFFTAGGGVSALQNGFALAGDFMSAASFLGIAGLVALSGFDGLIYSVGWLVGWPVVTFLIAEPLRNLGKYTFADVVAYRLKQTPVRLAAAVGTLTVVSFYLIAQMVGAGNLIRMMFGLSYEAAVLIVGGVMILYVLFGGMIATTWVQIVKAVLLLAGASALALMVLARFSFNPLALFREAVTQYGPEVLAPGKLVSSPLEAVSLGLALMFGTAGLPHILMRFYTVPNAKAARGSVFYATGLIGYFYLVTFILGFGASVLLGRSTITGVDKGGNMAAPLLAEAVGGTPFLGFISAVAFATILAVVAGLTLSGAAALSHDLWTHVVRKGKAPEHEQLRVARLASFGLGILAIILGILFKGQNVAFMVGLAFAIAASANFPALLLSMAWKGFTTRGAVASMLTGALSAVLFIFLSPTVQVEMLGKAEALFPLKNPGLVTMPLAFLVGWVVSLLTPEPEAASRFPEVRHRMHVGAEADTPQPSPTPESASAEPALPSR, from the coding sequence ATGAATCCACAACAAGCAGCGACCTCGATCGGCCAGCCGAACACCACCGCCATCGTCTTCTTCCTGGCGTTCGTGGGCCTCACGCTCGGCATCACCTACTGGGCGGCACGCCGGACCAAGACGACCTCGGAGTTCTTCACGGCGGGCGGAGGCGTGAGCGCCCTGCAGAACGGCTTCGCGCTCGCGGGCGACTTCATGAGCGCCGCGAGCTTCCTGGGCATCGCCGGACTCGTGGCCCTGTCCGGCTTCGACGGCCTCATCTACTCGGTGGGCTGGCTGGTGGGCTGGCCCGTGGTGACGTTCCTCATCGCCGAGCCCCTGCGCAACCTGGGCAAGTACACCTTCGCGGACGTGGTGGCCTACCGGCTCAAGCAGACGCCGGTGCGGCTCGCGGCCGCCGTGGGCACGCTCACCGTGGTGAGCTTCTATCTGATCGCCCAGATGGTGGGCGCGGGCAACCTCATCCGGATGATGTTCGGCCTGAGCTACGAGGCCGCCGTGCTCATCGTGGGCGGGGTGATGATCCTCTACGTGCTGTTTGGCGGGATGATCGCCACCACGTGGGTGCAGATCGTCAAGGCGGTGCTGCTGCTGGCGGGAGCGAGCGCGCTGGCGCTCATGGTGCTCGCGCGCTTTTCCTTCAACCCGCTCGCGCTCTTCCGCGAGGCCGTCACGCAGTACGGGCCCGAGGTGCTGGCGCCGGGCAAGCTCGTCTCCAGTCCCCTGGAGGCGGTGTCGCTCGGACTGGCGCTGATGTTCGGCACGGCGGGCCTGCCGCACATCCTCATGCGCTTCTACACGGTGCCCAACGCGAAGGCGGCGCGCGGCTCGGTGTTCTACGCCACGGGGCTCATCGGCTACTTCTACCTGGTGACGTTCATCCTCGGCTTTGGCGCGTCGGTGCTGCTGGGCCGCTCCACCATCACGGGCGTGGACAAGGGCGGCAACATGGCGGCGCCGCTGCTGGCCGAGGCGGTGGGAGGCACGCCCTTCCTGGGCTTCATCTCCGCGGTGGCCTTCGCCACCATCCTGGCGGTGGTGGCGGGCCTGACGCTGTCGGGCGCGGCGGCCCTGTCGCACGACCTGTGGACGCACGTGGTGCGCAAGGGCAAGGCGCCCGAGCACGAGCAGCTGCGCGTGGCCCGGCTGGCGAGCTTCGGCCTGGGCATCCTCGCCATCATCCTGGGCATCCTCTTCAAGGGGCAGAACGTGGCCTTCATGGTGGGCCTGGCCTTCGCCATCGCCGCGAGCGCCAACTTCCCCGCCCTGCTCTTGTCCATGGCCTGGAAGGGCTTCACCACGCGCGGCGCGGTGGCCAGCATGCTCACGGGCGCCTTGAGCGCGGTGCTCTTCATCTTCCTGTCGCCCACGGTGCAGGTGGAGATGCTGGGCAAGGCGGAAGCCCTCTTCCCGTTGAAGAATCCGGGCCTCGTCACCATGCCGCTGGCCTTCCTGGTGGGCTGGGTGGTATCGCTGCTCACGCCCGAGCCCGAGGCCGCCAGCCGCTTCCCCGAGGTGCGCCACCGCATGCACGTGGGCGCGGAAGCCGACACGCCGCAGCCCTCCCCCACCCCCGAGAGCGCCTCGGCGGAGCCCGCCCTCCCCTCTCGCTGA
- a CDS encoding DHA2 family efflux MFS transporter permease subunit encodes MSREGTGDIRFWPFMFAIFIGSFVAVMSSSTITIALPEMQRYFGVDLSVIQWTLTGFMLAMGTVAPLTGYLGDRFSAKRLYLGTLLGFAVASLVCGWAWDAYSLIAFRVLQGAFCGAILPVTMTLIYQVLPREKQAMAVSLWSLSAMLAPAFGPTLAGWLITAGNWRWLFFINLPVCLLALAMAARSVPYYRLRTAGSFDAPGLVTVITGSLLLLMTFSKSGAWGWSSPRTLGLFAVGSISLAFFVVRELRTHAPLLDLRVLANGRYLLTLIVSIIITISLYSGTFLMPVFLQHTQGRTALDTGLILLPASLVMALLMPLVGRLYPVLGPRVLMTTGVLLMGGGTYALSDLTPDTSRTYVLVWMVVRNAGISLSTMPSGNAGMEQIPPALSGHASSISNWLRNVFGSFSIAIFTSLLATFGRHEAESLRQQGMTNPAMIERWAFVESINDVYLVATVIVLAALPLCLLVSKNPGLASRPSPS; translated from the coding sequence GTGAGCCGAGAAGGAACCGGAGACATCCGGTTCTGGCCGTTCATGTTCGCCATCTTCATCGGCTCGTTCGTCGCCGTGATGAGCTCCAGCACCATCACGATCGCCCTTCCGGAGATGCAGCGGTACTTCGGCGTGGACCTGTCGGTCATCCAATGGACGCTGACGGGTTTCATGCTCGCCATGGGGACGGTGGCGCCCCTCACCGGCTACCTGGGGGACCGCTTCAGCGCGAAGCGGCTGTACCTGGGCACGCTGCTCGGCTTCGCGGTGGCGTCCCTGGTGTGCGGCTGGGCTTGGGACGCGTACTCCCTCATCGCCTTCCGCGTCCTCCAGGGCGCGTTCTGCGGGGCCATCCTGCCGGTGACCATGACGCTCATCTACCAGGTGCTGCCCCGCGAGAAGCAGGCCATGGCCGTCAGCCTCTGGAGCCTGTCCGCCATGCTCGCGCCCGCCTTCGGCCCCACGCTCGCCGGATGGCTCATCACCGCGGGCAACTGGCGCTGGTTGTTCTTCATCAACCTCCCCGTGTGTCTGCTCGCCCTGGCGATGGCCGCGCGGAGCGTTCCCTACTACCGGCTGCGGACGGCCGGTTCCTTCGACGCGCCCGGCCTGGTCACCGTCATCACCGGAAGCCTGTTGCTCCTGATGACCTTCAGCAAGAGCGGCGCCTGGGGGTGGAGCAGCCCGAGGACCCTGGGCTTGTTCGCGGTGGGAAGCATCTCGCTGGCCTTCTTCGTCGTCCGGGAGTTGCGCACGCACGCGCCCCTGCTCGACCTGCGGGTGCTGGCCAATGGCCGCTACCTGCTGACCCTGATCGTCTCCATCATCATCACGATCAGCCTGTACTCGGGCACGTTCCTCATGCCGGTGTTCCTCCAGCACACCCAGGGGCGGACCGCGCTCGACACCGGGCTCATCCTGCTGCCCGCCTCGCTCGTGATGGCGTTGCTGATGCCCCTGGTCGGACGGCTCTACCCCGTGCTCGGGCCACGCGTGCTCATGACGACGGGCGTCTTGCTGATGGGCGGAGGGACCTATGCGCTCAGCGACCTGACGCCGGACACCTCGCGCACCTACGTGCTCGTGTGGATGGTGGTGCGCAACGCGGGCATCTCCCTGTCCACCATGCCGTCCGGCAACGCGGGCATGGAACAGATTCCTCCCGCGCTCAGCGGCCACGCGTCGTCCATCAGCAACTGGCTGCGCAACGTGTTCGGCTCGTTCTCCATCGCCATCTTCACCTCGCTCCTGGCCACGTTCGGGCGCCACGAGGCCGAGTCGCTGCGGCAACAGGGCATGACGAACCCGGCGATGATCGAGCGGTGGGCGTTCGTGGAGAGCATCAACGACGTCTACCTGGTGGCCACCGTCATCGTGTTGGCGGCGTTACCGCTCTGCCTGCTCGTTTCCAAGAATCCCGGGCTCGCCTCGCGTCCCTCGCCTTCTTGA
- a CDS encoding RNA methyltransferase has product MAVRTEHDALELIHQRRVVTEVPAQGTASLVEAVAGGPVSGSWRSHAKGRLMYRLGRMLRASRDVLAVRLVEGKVAFVDASLWPAVYRMVMEPSRRRRSLEGLSAQARALLSAVERDRRVRLDKEGEWTKAREALEERLLVHVSEAENDEGRFGVILRSWRDWVSPTVEEAARTLTYDEAIARLKGPCGGAPAGLGAWVF; this is encoded by the coding sequence ATGGCGGTCCGGACGGAACATGATGCGCTGGAACTCATCCACCAACGGCGGGTCGTCACGGAGGTACCCGCCCAGGGCACCGCTTCGCTCGTCGAGGCCGTGGCGGGAGGCCCGGTGAGCGGCAGTTGGCGCTCGCACGCCAAGGGCCGGTTGATGTACCGGCTCGGACGCATGCTCCGGGCCTCGCGCGATGTGCTCGCCGTGCGGCTCGTGGAGGGAAAGGTGGCCTTCGTGGACGCCTCCCTGTGGCCCGCCGTGTACCGCATGGTGATGGAGCCCTCGCGCCGCCGCCGCTCCCTGGAGGGGCTGTCCGCCCAGGCCCGCGCGCTGCTCAGCGCCGTGGAACGGGACCGGCGCGTGCGCCTGGACAAGGAAGGCGAGTGGACGAAGGCGAGGGAGGCCCTGGAGGAGCGGCTGCTCGTGCACGTCTCCGAAGCGGAGAACGACGAGGGACGCTTCGGCGTCATCCTGCGCTCGTGGCGGGACTGGGTGTCCCCCACCGTCGAGGAGGCCGCGCGCACCCTCACCTATGACGAGGCCATCGCCCGGCTGAAGGGGCCCTGTGGAGGCGCCCCGGCGGGGCTCGGGGCCTGGGTGTTCTAG
- a CDS encoding GNAT family N-acetyltransferase, with protein MSATLPLFGPPQGERELAQTVDIIAQAFAMPPEEVRQRIVLEGSETRVLRAGDGVTATAALIPMGQWFGGRRVPTAGISAVGVAPIHRGQGAGTRLMEEMLRLARARGFLLATLYPSSQRLYRRVGFEQAGARVEHRVRMSGIEVQERSLALRPVEASDLPAIHDVYGRHARLQQGWLDRGPYVWTRVTHPRTELAYGYLVEGSAGVEGYLYLTRRALPASYRQELNLTDLIALTPAAARRLLGFLGEHRALTTEVLWRSGPADPLLFLLNEQTYESRFLDRWMLRVLDVPAALQARGYPEGSSGALHLEVEDEFFPENRGRFVLEVSEGEAEVREGGDGDLKLHARALAPLYSGFLAPSALQLAGALTAGEETLRTATALFSGPPPAMPDIF; from the coding sequence ATGAGTGCGACCCTGCCGTTGTTCGGTCCGCCCCAGGGGGAGCGGGAACTGGCCCAGACCGTGGACATCATCGCCCAGGCCTTCGCCATGCCGCCGGAGGAGGTCCGGCAGCGGATCGTGCTCGAGGGCTCGGAGACCCGCGTCTTGCGCGCCGGGGATGGGGTGACGGCGACGGCCGCCCTCATTCCCATGGGCCAGTGGTTCGGGGGGCGGCGGGTCCCCACGGCGGGGATCTCCGCGGTGGGGGTGGCGCCCATCCACCGGGGCCAGGGCGCGGGCACCCGCCTCATGGAGGAAATGCTCCGGCTGGCACGCGCGCGGGGGTTCCTCCTCGCCACGCTCTATCCCTCCTCCCAGCGGCTCTACCGGCGCGTGGGCTTCGAGCAGGCCGGCGCGCGCGTCGAGCACCGGGTGCGCATGTCCGGAATCGAGGTCCAGGAGCGCTCCCTCGCCCTGCGTCCGGTGGAGGCGTCCGATCTGCCGGCGATCCACGACGTCTACGGCCGCCACGCGCGGTTGCAGCAGGGCTGGCTCGACCGGGGCCCGTATGTGTGGACCCGCGTGACGCACCCCCGCACGGAGCTCGCCTACGGCTATCTCGTGGAAGGCTCCGCGGGCGTGGAGGGCTACCTCTATCTGACGCGCCGCGCCCTGCCCGCGTCCTACCGGCAGGAGTTGAACCTCACGGATCTGATCGCGCTCACCCCCGCGGCGGCGCGGCGGCTGCTGGGTTTCCTCGGCGAGCACCGCGCGCTGACCACCGAGGTCCTCTGGCGGAGTGGACCGGCGGATCCGCTCCTCTTCCTGCTGAACGAGCAGACGTATGAGTCGAGGTTCCTGGACCGGTGGATGCTGCGCGTGCTGGACGTGCCCGCCGCGCTCCAGGCCCGGGGCTATCCGGAGGGAAGCTCGGGCGCGCTGCACCTGGAGGTGGAGGACGAGTTCTTCCCGGAGAACCGGGGCCGCTTCGTGCTCGAGGTGTCCGAGGGCGAGGCGGAGGTGCGCGAGGGCGGGGACGGGGACCTGAAGCTGCACGCGCGGGCGCTCGCGCCGCTCTACAGCGGATTCCTCGCTCCCTCGGCGCTCCAACTCGCCGGCGCCCTCACGGCCGGGGAAGAGACGCTGCGCACGGCCACGGCGCTGTTCTCCGGTCCGCCGCCGGCCATGCCCGACATCTTCTGA